A window of Cygnus atratus isolate AKBS03 ecotype Queensland, Australia unplaced genomic scaffold, CAtr_DNAZoo_HiC_assembly HiC_scaffold_34, whole genome shotgun sequence contains these coding sequences:
- the LOC126913703 gene encoding olfactory receptor 14I1-like: MSNSSFPTEFLLLPFADTHELQLLHFGLFLGIYLAALLGNGLILTAVACDHRLHTPMYFFLLNLALLDLGTITTTVPKAMANSLWDTRAISYSGCVAQVFFFALFVAAEFSLLTIMAYDRYIAICKPLHYRTIMDSRTCVNMAAAAWGSTFLNAVLHTSNTFSLPLCQGNALDQFFCEIPQILKLSCSDAYLREVGFLVVSVCIVFGCFAFILFSYVQILRAVLRIPLEQGRHKAFSMCFPHLAVVSLFISTGTFAYLKPSSMSSSSLNLLLAVLYSVVPPAVNPLIYSMRNKELKDAVWKLMMGCFSEALNFLVSSAYHS; the protein is encoded by the coding sequence atgtccaacagcagcttccccacagagttcctcctcctgccatttGCAGACACACacgagctgcagctcctgcacttcgggctcttcctgggcatctacctggctgccctcctgggcaacggcctcatcctcacagccgtagcctgcgaccaccgcctccacacccccatgtacttcttcctcctcaaccttgccctcctcgacctgggtACTATTACCAccactgtccccaaagccatggccaattccctgtgggacaccagggccatctcctacTCAGGATGTGTTGCCcaggtctttttctttgctctctttgTCGCAGCAGAGTTTTCTCTCCTCACCATCATGGCCTACGACCGctacattgccatctgcaaaccCCTGCACTACAGGACAATAATGGACAGCAGGACTTGTGTCaacatggcagcagctgcctggggcagtaCTTTTCTcaatgctgtgctgcacactTCCAAtaccttttccctccccctctgccAAGGGAATGCcctggaccagttcttctgtgaaattccccagatcctcaagctctcctgctcagatgcctacctcagaGAAGTTGGTTTTCTTGTGGTTAGTGTCTGTATAGTATTTGggtgttttgctttcattcttttctcctatgtgcagatcttgAGGGCTGTTCTGAGGATCCCCTTggagcagggccggcacaaagccttttccatgtgcttccctcacctggctgtggtCTCCCTGTTCATCAGCACTGGCACATTTGCCTACCTAAAACCCTCCTCCATGTCCTCCTCATCCCTGAATCTTTTgctggcagttctgtactcagtggtgcctccagcagtgaaccccctcatctacagcatgaggaacaaggAGCTGAAGGATGCAGTGTGGAAACTGATGATGGGATGTTTTTCAGAGGCATTGAACTTCCTGGTTTCTTCTGCATATCATTCATAA
- the LOC118260511 gene encoding LOW QUALITY PROTEIN: olfactory receptor 49-like (The sequence of the model RefSeq protein was modified relative to this genomic sequence to represent the inferred CDS: deleted 1 base in 1 codon), whose protein sequence is MGTDNGTVISEFILMGFSGLDQRLQLFLSLLLLLMYLTTVMGNAAIIFLVCVDNRLQTPKYFFIGNLAFLEIWFTSSTSTKLLVILSSGRRTISVGGCFAQSSFYFALGAAEFALLVVMSFDRYIAICQPLRYAAVMKHQLCIHLVAAVWVTGFTFLSYRLVLLSKLTFCGSNKIEHFFCDNTPLFQLSCSDTSLLWKIDSVFLLFIVLSSLCLTLASYTSIFLCILQMPAASGRKKAFATCSSHLTTLAIVYGSCIALYARPSGHVSLETNSIVALLNTVLYPFLNPFIYSLRNKAVMLALKEAIARATAQLFP, encoded by the exons ATGGGAACAGACAATGGAACTGTCATTTCTGAATTCATCCTTATGGGCTTCTCAGGGCTTGATCAAAGGCTACAGCTATTTCTC AGCCTGCTCCTTCTACTCATGTACCTGACAACGGTGATGGGGAACGCAGCCATCATTTTCCTGGTGTGTGTGGATAACCGCCTGCAAACCCCCAAGTACTTTTTCATTGGCAATCTGGCATTCCTGGAAATCTGGTTTACGTCCTCCACAAGCACCAAACTGTTGGTGATTCTGAGCTCTGGCAGGAGAACAATCTCAGTAGGTGGCTGCTTTGCCCAGTCCTCCTTCTATTttgccctgggtgctgcagagtTTGCTCTCCTTGTTGTCATGTCCTTTGACCGTTACATTGCCATCTGCCAGCCTTTGCGCTATGCTGCCGTCATGAAGCATCAGCTCTGCATCCACCTGGTTGCTGCTGTTTGGGTCACGGGCTTCACATTCTTGAGTTACCGCCTGGTGCTGCTCTCAAAGCTCACTTTCTGTGGTTCAAACAAGattgagcattttttttgtgacaACACCCCCTTATTCCAACTGTCCTGCTCTGACACCAGCCTGCTTTGGAAAATAGACTCAGTTTTCTTATTGTTTATTGTGCTGTCTTCCTTGTGTTTAACTCTGGCATCTTACACAAGCATCTTTCTCTGTATTCTACAAATGCCAGCAGcctctgggaggaaaaaagcttttgctACATGCTCTTCCCATCTCACCACCTTGGCCATTGTCTATGGAAGCTGCATTGCTCTCTATGCACGTCCCTCAGGACATGTTTCTTTGGAGACCAACAGCATTGTAGCTTTGCTGAACACTGTCCTGTACCCATTCTTAAACCCATTCATCTACAGTCTTAGAAACAAGGCTGTGATGTTGGCCCTGAAGGAAGCCATTGCCCGTGCAACAGCACAGCTTTTCCCCTAA